In the genome of Myxococcus guangdongensis, the window GGGCGCCATCCTCTACTCCGCGGAGAAGGCGACGTGGATGGCGGGGCAGGCCATCCAGATCCTCGGCGGCAACGGCTACGTCAACGAGTACCCCACGGCGCGCCTGTGGCGTGACGCCAAGCTGTATGAGATCGGCGCCGGGACGTCCGAGATCCGCCGCATGCTCATCGGGCGCGAGCTGTTCGCCGAGACCGCCTAGGGAACCCCATCATGGCCATCCTCAAATCAACCACGGATACCCGCTCCGCCGACTTCCGCGCGAACGCGGAGGCGATGCAGAAGCTGGTCGGTGACCTGCGCGAGAAGGTGGCGCTCACGGCCAAGGGCGGCGGCGAGAGCTCCCGTCAGCGCCACGTCTCGCGCGGCAAGCTGCTGCCTCGAGACCGCGTGGAGCGCCTGTTGGACCCCGGCTCGCCGTTCCTGGAGATCGGCCAGCTGGCGGCCTGGAACATGTACGGCGGTGAGTCCCCGTCCGCGGGGATGATCGCCGGCATCGGCCGGGTCCAGGGCCAGGAGTGCATGATCGTCGCGAACGACGCGACGGTGAAGGGTGGCACGTACTACCCGATGACGGTGAAGAAGCACCTGCGCGCGCAGGAGATCGCCCAGGAGAACCGCCTGCCGTGCGTGTACCTGGTGGACTCCGGCGGCGCGTACCTGCCGCGCCAGGACGACGTGTTCCCGGACCGCGAGCACTTCGGCCGCATCTTCTTCAACCAGGCGCAGATGAGCGCGGCGGGCATCCCGCAGATCGCCGTGGTGATGGGCTCGTGCACGGCGGGCGGCGCGTACGTGCCGGCGATGAGCGACGAGACCATCATCGTCAAGAACCAGGGCACCATCTTCCTGGGCGGCCCGCCGCTGGTGAAGGCGGCGACCGGCGAGGTCGTCACCAACGAGGACCTGGGCGGCGGTGACGTGCACACGCGCATCTCCGGCGTGGCGGACCACCTGGCGGAGAACGACGCGCACGCGCTGTTCCTCGCGCGCCGAATCGTCGCGAACCTGAACCGCTCGCGGCCGCACACGGTGGTGCTGGAGCGCTCCGAGGAGCCGCTCTACGACCCGAGCGAGCTGGGCGGCATCATCCCGTTCGACGCCCGCAAGCGCTACGACGTGCGGGAGGTGATTGCCCGGCTGGTGGACGGCTCGCGGCTGGACGAGTTCAAGGCGCGCTATGGCACCACGCTGGTGACGGGCTTCGCGCACCTATATGGGATTCCGGTCGGCATCATCGCCAACAACGGCATCCTGTTCGGCGAGTCCGCGCAGAAGGGCGCGCACTTCATCGAGCTGTGCTCGCAGCGCGGCATCCCCCTGGTGTTCCT includes:
- a CDS encoding carboxyl transferase domain-containing protein codes for the protein MAILKSTTDTRSADFRANAEAMQKLVGDLREKVALTAKGGGESSRQRHVSRGKLLPRDRVERLLDPGSPFLEIGQLAAWNMYGGESPSAGMIAGIGRVQGQECMIVANDATVKGGTYYPMTVKKHLRAQEIAQENRLPCVYLVDSGGAYLPRQDDVFPDREHFGRIFFNQAQMSAAGIPQIAVVMGSCTAGGAYVPAMSDETIIVKNQGTIFLGGPPLVKAATGEVVTNEDLGGGDVHTRISGVADHLAENDAHALFLARRIVANLNRSRPHTVVLERSEEPLYDPSELGGIIPFDARKRYDVREVIARLVDGSRLDEFKARYGTTLVTGFAHLYGIPVGIIANNGILFGESAQKGAHFIELCSQRGIPLVFLQNITGFMVGRKVENAGIAKDGAKMVTAVATARVPKVTMLIGGSFGAGNYGMCGRAYSPRFLWMWPNARISVMGGEQAASVLATVKRDGIEGQGGAWAKEAEEEFKAPIRAQYEEQGHPYYATARLWDDGVIDPSQSRRVLGLSLSTVLNAPIQETRFGVFRM